From Enhydrobacter sp., the proteins below share one genomic window:
- a CDS encoding enoyl-CoA hydratase/isomerase family protein, which yields MPASSPARRSASPAASQCTGKPMDYTDILYAEANQVATITINRPKVYNAFRPRTVVELLDAFLKAGWASDIGAIVLTGAGDKAFCTGGDQSDHSGQYGDGSTRGTVGMPVEELHSVIRDVPKPVIAKVRGYAIGGGNVLATICDLTIAGEGAIFGQVGPKMGSVDPGFGTAYLARVVGEKKAREIWYMCRRYSAHQAMEMGLVNAVVPDDKLDAEVETWCAELVQRSPTAIAIAKKSFNADSDSIRGIGGLGMQALRLYYATAESQEGVKALNEKRLPRFRDFVK from the coding sequence ATGCCAGCTTCATCACCGGCCAGACGATCAGCGTCTCCGGCGGCCTCACAATGCACGGGTAAGCCGATGGACTATACGGACATCCTCTATGCCGAGGCCAATCAGGTCGCCACGATCACGATCAACCGGCCAAAGGTCTACAATGCTTTCCGCCCGCGCACGGTGGTCGAGTTGCTGGACGCATTCCTCAAAGCGGGCTGGGCGAGCGATATTGGTGCGATCGTGCTCACCGGCGCTGGCGACAAGGCGTTCTGTACCGGTGGGGACCAGTCGGATCACAGCGGCCAATACGGCGACGGGTCGACGCGCGGTACGGTCGGCATGCCGGTCGAGGAGTTGCACAGCGTCATCCGCGACGTGCCCAAGCCGGTCATTGCCAAAGTGCGCGGATACGCGATTGGCGGTGGCAATGTTCTGGCGACGATCTGCGATCTCACCATTGCCGGCGAGGGCGCGATTTTCGGTCAGGTTGGGCCGAAAATGGGCTCCGTCGACCCCGGATTCGGCACCGCCTATCTCGCGCGTGTGGTTGGTGAGAAAAAGGCGCGAGAGATCTGGTACATGTGCAGGCGCTACTCGGCGCACCAGGCGATGGAGATGGGGCTGGTCAACGCCGTGGTGCCCGACGACAAGCTCGACGCCGAAGTCGAGACCTGGTGTGCCGAACTGGTGCAGCGCAGTCCTACGGCCATCGCCATCGCCAAGAAGTCCTTCAATGCCGACAGCGACAGCATTCGCGGTATCGGGGGGCTCGGGATGCAGGCCCTGCGGCTCTACTACGCAACCGCCGAATCCCAGGAAGGGGTCAAGGCCCTCAACGAGAAGCGCCTGCCGCGCTTCCGGGACTTCGTCAAGTAG
- a CDS encoding SDR family oxidoreductase produces the protein MAVTKMRGLKDKPVIVTGGGSGIGRAIAERLAVEGAVVGIFDINGQAAEATANSLRENGGRAFGYKVDIVDYDAVARAVDAFEAAAGPISGLVNNAGWDKAVRFVETDRALWQKVIDINLWGPLNVTHVVLKKMVEHGKGHIVSIASDAGRVGSSGEAVYSACKGGIAAFGKTVAREVARQGIVVNAVCPGPTDTPLFATVSESAAGLAEALKKAIPLRRLGKPDDYPGIVCFLLSDDASFITGQTISVSGGLTMHG, from the coding sequence ATGGCTGTGACCAAGATGCGCGGACTGAAGGACAAACCCGTCATTGTGACCGGCGGTGGCAGTGGTATTGGCCGCGCGATCGCTGAACGCCTGGCCGTGGAAGGAGCCGTGGTTGGCATCTTCGACATCAACGGCCAAGCGGCGGAGGCCACAGCGAACTCGCTTCGAGAGAACGGCGGCCGTGCATTCGGGTACAAGGTCGACATTGTCGATTATGACGCGGTGGCACGGGCGGTTGATGCGTTTGAAGCAGCTGCCGGACCGATCAGCGGACTGGTGAACAACGCAGGTTGGGACAAGGCGGTTCGCTTCGTGGAGACGGACCGGGCCCTCTGGCAAAAGGTGATCGACATCAATCTCTGGGGCCCGCTCAATGTCACGCATGTCGTGCTGAAGAAGATGGTCGAGCACGGCAAGGGCCATATTGTCAGCATAGCCTCCGACGCGGGTCGGGTCGGTTCATCGGGCGAAGCGGTCTATTCGGCTTGCAAGGGCGGCATTGCTGCGTTCGGCAAGACGGTTGCACGAGAAGTTGCGCGTCAAGGAATCGTGGTCAACGCAGTCTGTCCGGGACCGACGGACACACCTTTGTTCGCGACTGTCAGCGAATCCGCGGCAGGGCTTGCGGAGGCGCTCAAAAAGGCAATCCCCCTCCGCCGCTTGGGCAAGCCCGATGATTACCCCGGCATCGTATGCTTCCTGTTGAGCGACGATGCCAGCTTCATCACCGGCCAGACGATCAGCGTCTCCGGCGGCCTCACAATGCACGGGTAA
- a CDS encoding ferredoxin, with amino-acid sequence MPEQKVLQVVVDPALCQGHNRCKAIAPKLFELDEFGHAHAVGDGTVPAGLEDKARLAEANCPEFAIKVVQA; translated from the coding sequence ATGCCCGAGCAAAAGGTCCTTCAAGTCGTCGTCGATCCAGCGCTATGCCAGGGACACAACAGGTGCAAGGCGATAGCACCGAAATTGTTCGAACTGGATGAGTTCGGGCATGCACACGCGGTCGGCGACGGCACAGTGCCTGCCGGCCTTGAGGACAAGGCCCGGCTTGCAGAAGCCAATTGCCCCGAATTCGCAATCAAGGTGGTGCAAGCTTAG
- a CDS encoding cytochrome P450: protein MTDRPPVLDWTTDFDHLDPRWVTEPHQIWDELRRQCPIAHTERYRGVYFPSRYADIRAIAYDTKHFSSRRVVVREMPPRASSDSEKEKSSAAASTLASPPITSDPPHHRPSRMLLLPAFTPDAISRLEPKTRKICRELIDRFASDNGCDAAADYAQHVPVAVIAHMLGLPEEDGETFRRWIQLLLHDGIAEDVSFRKALDEMDDYFRQHIAQRRSAGGEDLITFLLKARMADQPLSDEHILGTLRLLLIAGIDTTWSAIGSCLWHLAQHRDDRRRLLSEPALMPTAIEEFLRAYAPVTMARQVAKETTVGGCPFKEREMVLLSFPAANRDPEVFPQADRVVIDRTENRHAAFGLGIHRCIGSNLARMEITVALEEWLARIPDFELTDPASVIWSHGPVRGPRKLPLVFK, encoded by the coding sequence ATGACGGATCGTCCGCCTGTCCTGGATTGGACCACCGATTTTGATCATCTCGACCCACGCTGGGTCACTGAGCCCCACCAGATCTGGGACGAGTTGCGCCGGCAATGCCCGATCGCCCACACCGAAAGATATCGTGGCGTCTACTTCCCCAGTCGTTACGCCGATATCCGGGCAATCGCATACGATACGAAACACTTTTCTTCGCGCCGTGTTGTAGTTCGCGAGATGCCACCGCGCGCATCATCTGATTCTGAGAAGGAGAAGTCCTCTGCAGCAGCGTCGACGCTGGCGTCGCCGCCGATTACCTCTGATCCACCGCATCACCGGCCGTCGCGCATGCTGTTGCTGCCTGCGTTCACGCCTGACGCCATAAGCCGCCTGGAACCCAAGACACGAAAAATCTGCCGCGAGCTGATCGATCGCTTCGCATCGGACAATGGCTGCGACGCGGCAGCGGACTACGCGCAGCATGTTCCCGTCGCCGTCATAGCACACATGCTCGGACTGCCAGAGGAAGATGGCGAGACGTTTCGGCGTTGGATCCAACTGCTTCTCCACGATGGCATTGCCGAAGATGTGTCCTTCCGCAAAGCGCTCGATGAGATGGACGACTACTTCAGGCAACATATCGCCCAGCGACGCTCGGCAGGCGGCGAGGATCTCATTACGTTCCTGCTCAAGGCCCGAATGGCTGATCAGCCCCTGTCCGATGAGCACATACTCGGCACGCTTCGCCTTCTGCTGATTGCGGGTATCGACACGACCTGGAGCGCTATCGGCTCATGCCTATGGCATCTGGCCCAGCACCGGGATGACCGTCGCCGGCTCCTCAGCGAGCCGGCACTCATGCCGACTGCCATAGAGGAGTTTCTGCGAGCCTACGCCCCGGTGACGATGGCCCGCCAGGTCGCCAAGGAAACCACGGTTGGCGGCTGCCCGTTCAAGGAACGCGAAATGGTATTGCTGTCTTTTCCGGCGGCCAACCGCGATCCAGAGGTCTTTCCGCAAGCTGATCGTGTGGTGATTGATCGGACTGAGAACCGCCATGCGGCCTTCGGGCTGGGCATTCATCGTTGTATCGGCTCGAATCTGGCCCGCATGGAGATCACCGTTGCACTCGAGGAATGGCTCGCCCGAATTCCTGACTTCGAGCTCACTGATCCGGCCTCGGTGATCTGGTCGCACGGCCCGGTCCGCGGTCCTCGAAAGCTTCCATTGGTCTTTAAATGA
- a CDS encoding carboxymuconolactone decarboxylase family protein, with amino-acid sequence MVARVEMLSVDQAKVVARECGIRESMAGLSVYRTLLRHPQLAAAVNHLLTTLLFTGNKLDVRLRELLIMRIGWITGAKYEWTQHWHFAARVGLPPEDVLAVRDWRSSTRLGAADRAVLAAVDDTLGHGKISDSVWAECVRHVGSSEQLLEMVIAIGNWNMFAQLLRSLEIPLEEGVKSWPPDGKIPEGGDA; translated from the coding sequence ATGGTCGCACGGGTGGAGATGTTGTCAGTCGACCAAGCGAAGGTCGTTGCCCGAGAGTGCGGTATTCGGGAGTCGATGGCTGGCCTCAGCGTTTACCGAACGCTGTTGCGTCACCCGCAACTGGCGGCTGCGGTCAATCACTTGCTGACCACGCTTCTGTTCACCGGCAACAAGCTGGACGTCCGTCTTCGCGAGCTGCTGATCATGCGTATCGGGTGGATTACGGGCGCCAAGTACGAATGGACCCAGCACTGGCATTTCGCGGCACGCGTCGGGCTGCCCCCGGAGGACGTCCTCGCAGTCCGCGATTGGCGCTCCTCGACGCGGCTTGGCGCGGCCGACCGCGCGGTGCTGGCCGCAGTCGACGATACACTGGGGCATGGCAAAATCTCCGACTCCGTGTGGGCCGAGTGCGTGCGGCACGTCGGCAGTTCCGAGCAGTTGCTTGAGATGGTCATCGCGATCGGAAACTGGAACATGTTCGCACAACTTCTTCGAAGCCTCGAGATCCCTTTGGAAGAAGGCGTCAAGAGCTGGCCGCCCGATGGCAAAATCCCTGAGGGAGGCGATGCCTGA
- a CDS encoding alpha/beta hydrolase has translation MEELSLVGVDGNRLAASVVGGDGQPAILLAHGGGQTRHAWDRTMRKLCAHGYRAIALDLRGHGDSDWSEDGRYELDAFADDLIAVARHLRRPPAVVGASLGGLAALVAEGEKAPGTFSSLTLVDVTPRMEMAGINRIVGFMTAHVQKGFRSIDEAADVIADYLPHRQRRRNLNGLTKNLRLGPDGRYRWHWDPRFITNVQPPEHERRFERLENAARRVGCPIHLVRGGMSDLVSEEVTKAFLELVPGARYSNVADAGHMVVGDQNDRFSEAVLAFLETLHSTK, from the coding sequence ATGGAAGAGTTGAGTTTAGTAGGCGTTGATGGAAATCGGCTCGCCGCCAGTGTCGTCGGGGGAGACGGCCAGCCGGCGATCTTGCTTGCCCACGGTGGGGGCCAGACCCGACACGCGTGGGACAGAACCATGAGAAAGCTTTGCGCTCACGGCTATCGTGCTATCGCGCTCGACCTGCGTGGGCATGGTGACAGCGACTGGTCGGAAGATGGACGCTATGAACTAGACGCATTCGCCGACGACTTGATTGCGGTTGCTCGGCATTTGCGTCGGCCGCCCGCGGTAGTCGGCGCCTCTCTCGGCGGACTCGCCGCTCTTGTTGCCGAGGGAGAGAAAGCGCCGGGAACATTCTCCAGTCTGACGTTGGTTGACGTCACGCCAAGAATGGAGATGGCAGGGATAAATCGCATCGTGGGCTTCATGACCGCCCATGTCCAGAAGGGTTTCCGATCAATCGACGAAGCAGCAGACGTCATTGCTGACTACTTGCCTCATCGCCAGCGGCGCCGAAACCTGAATGGTCTCACCAAGAACCTGCGGCTCGGACCAGACGGTCGCTACCGATGGCATTGGGATCCACGTTTCATCACCAATGTGCAGCCACCAGAGCACGAACGGCGCTTCGAGCGACTGGAAAATGCCGCTCGGCGCGTTGGCTGTCCGATCCACCTAGTTCGAGGAGGAATGAGCGACCTGGTCAGCGAAGAGGTCACCAAGGCATTTCTGGAGCTTGTTCCAGGCGCAAGGTATTCGAATGTCGCGGATGCAGGGCATATGGTGGTCGGCGATCAGAACGATCGTTTCTCGGAAGCGGTCCTCGCGTTCCTGGAAACCCTCCACTCGACCAAGTAA
- a CDS encoding Zn-dependent alcohol dehydrogenase has product MKAQAAIMYAINEPLRIEEILLDKPAGGEVLIRTAFAGVCHSDLHYIEGLYTRPCPCVLGHESAGVVEAVGDEVTYVRPGDHVITCISTFCGECEYCMTGRLSLCLSPSTRRDPNGPQRIMLNGTPLPHTSNLSSFAEYMLVHERSIVKIRPDMPLDRAAVIGCAVMTGAGAVFRTAKVEPGSTVAVIGLGGIGLSAVNGAAIAGAGRIIVIDKVASKLELAKEFGATDVLDASATDPIKAVREMTAGGVEYSFECVGSKTTVEQAFRMLRRGGTATIIGMMPLGTRFEVSGAELLGEKRIQGSAMGSNKFRIDMPRLVDFYLRGDLKLDKLISGRTQLASINEAFAQLKTGETARTVIQF; this is encoded by the coding sequence ATGAAAGCCCAAGCCGCCATCATGTACGCCATCAACGAACCGTTGAGGATCGAAGAGATACTTCTCGACAAGCCGGCCGGCGGCGAGGTGCTGATTCGCACGGCCTTTGCGGGGGTCTGCCATAGTGACCTGCACTACATAGAGGGCCTCTACACGCGTCCGTGCCCGTGCGTTCTGGGCCACGAATCGGCCGGTGTGGTGGAGGCGGTCGGCGACGAGGTGACCTACGTGAGACCAGGTGATCATGTGATCACGTGCATCTCTACGTTCTGTGGCGAGTGCGAGTACTGTATGACTGGCAGGCTATCGCTTTGCTTGAGCCCAAGCACGCGCCGCGATCCGAATGGCCCACAGCGCATTATGCTGAATGGGACGCCGTTACCGCATACGAGCAATCTTTCGTCGTTCGCTGAATACATGCTAGTGCATGAGCGTTCGATCGTGAAGATCCGCCCCGACATGCCGCTGGACCGGGCAGCGGTGATTGGATGTGCCGTCATGACGGGCGCGGGGGCAGTGTTCCGAACCGCAAAGGTCGAGCCAGGATCAACGGTTGCGGTGATCGGGCTGGGTGGCATTGGCCTGTCGGCCGTGAACGGCGCCGCGATCGCTGGCGCCGGTCGCATCATCGTGATCGACAAGGTCGCCTCCAAACTCGAGTTGGCGAAGGAGTTTGGCGCGACGGATGTGTTGGACGCGAGCGCGACCGATCCGATCAAGGCGGTTCGCGAGATGACCGCCGGCGGGGTCGAATACTCGTTCGAGTGTGTCGGCTCGAAGACGACGGTTGAGCAGGCGTTCCGCATGTTGCGGCGCGGGGGCACGGCCACGATCATCGGCATGATGCCACTGGGCACCCGATTTGAGGTGTCTGGGGCGGAGCTTCTTGGCGAGAAGCGCATCCAGGGCTCCGCGATGGGATCCAACAAGTTCCGAATCGATATGCCGCGGTTGGTTGACTTCTATCTGCGGGGCGATCTGAAGCTCGACAAGCTCATTTCGGGGCGCACCCAGCTTGCCAGCATCAACGAAGCATTCGCGCAGCTCAAGACTGGCGAAACCGCGCGGACAGTCATCCAATTCTAA
- a CDS encoding LLM class flavin-dependent oxidoreductase, translating into MIKRFHVLYVGQIELDNIGLEGTPANDRRYSNQRLSEVFETARDVARTMDDLGYYALWAAEHHFQREGYECLPNLIQLGLWLATQTRRLKFGCAFNVLPMWHPIRLAEDYAMADIVTDGRVIMGVGRGYHSREVETFGAPLLDAEANREYFEEQLQLLLKCFNEEAFHFKGKYFECPPPVDYRGYRLKEITIVPRPKHLPVEIWMPIASGRTIDMMARYGLKAMVTLNGEKILDDVAREYHAACARHGRPKQLGEDMIWGAGLYLAGSQEEAIRRVEPAHDERYKWFAPFGFVRYADDQGRTWGTPGAPSTIPSIREGVKQKAWFCGTPAEVIDGIRSIEAKYPGLEDFMIHWAEGLSPAEFKEQLRWFARDVMPAFGKAKLAAE; encoded by the coding sequence ATGATCAAACGCTTCCATGTCCTTTATGTCGGACAGATCGAGCTGGACAACATCGGTCTCGAGGGCACGCCCGCCAACGACCGACGCTACTCGAACCAGCGCCTGAGCGAAGTCTTCGAGACCGCCCGCGACGTGGCGCGCACCATGGACGATCTCGGTTACTACGCGCTATGGGCGGCGGAGCACCACTTCCAGCGTGAGGGCTACGAGTGCCTGCCCAACCTGATACAGCTCGGCCTGTGGCTTGCCACGCAAACCCGGCGCCTGAAATTCGGCTGCGCCTTCAACGTTCTGCCGATGTGGCACCCCATTCGATTGGCCGAAGATTATGCCATGGCCGACATTGTGACGGACGGCCGCGTGATCATGGGCGTCGGCCGCGGCTACCACAGCCGTGAGGTTGAGACGTTCGGGGCGCCGCTGCTCGATGCCGAAGCCAACCGCGAATACTTCGAGGAGCAGCTCCAGCTCCTGCTGAAGTGTTTCAACGAGGAGGCCTTCCACTTCAAGGGCAAGTACTTCGAGTGTCCGCCGCCCGTCGACTACCGCGGCTACCGGCTGAAGGAGATCACGATAGTGCCGCGGCCCAAGCACCTGCCGGTCGAGATCTGGATGCCGATCGCCAGCGGCAGGACCATCGACATGATGGCCCGGTACGGCCTCAAGGCCATGGTGACTTTGAACGGCGAGAAGATACTCGACGATGTCGCGCGCGAGTATCACGCCGCGTGCGCTCGCCACGGCCGCCCCAAGCAGCTCGGCGAGGACATGATCTGGGGCGCGGGCTTATACCTTGCCGGCAGCCAGGAGGAGGCGATCCGGCGCGTTGAGCCGGCCCATGACGAGCGCTACAAGTGGTTCGCGCCGTTCGGGTTCGTGCGCTACGCCGATGACCAGGGCCGTACCTGGGGCACTCCTGGTGCGCCGTCGACGATCCCGTCGATCCGCGAGGGTGTGAAGCAGAAGGCATGGTTCTGTGGCACGCCCGCCGAGGTCATCGACGGAATCAGATCAATCGAAGCCAAGTATCCGGGGCTCGAGGATTTCATGATCCACTGGGCTGAAGGATTGTCGCCAGCCGAGTTCAAGGAGCAGCTGCGCTGGTTCGCGCGCGATGTCATGCCGGCGTTCGGGAAAGCAAAGCTTGCTGCAGAGTAG
- a CDS encoding TetR family transcriptional regulator — MSQQEVSTRSRRTSHPKSAITRQRILDAAARAFSLKGYAATTISDIAMTAEMQGGSIYYHFESKDDILQEVLDVGITRVFSAVRLAVGSLPASSAFSEKLEAAVTAHLTMLLQQSDYTSANIRVFEQAPAAVKRQNRKLRAAYGEYWGRLLAEGQRAGAIRKDVDLMVLRLLLLGAMNWAATWYRPGHLAISELARNVCDIVLNGAGLDSDHFERSSKGRRARS; from the coding sequence GTGAGTCAACAGGAAGTGTCGACGCGGTCCCGTCGTACGTCCCATCCGAAATCGGCTATCACAAGGCAACGCATTCTCGATGCGGCGGCACGCGCATTCAGTCTCAAAGGATATGCCGCAACGACCATTAGCGACATCGCGATGACTGCAGAGATGCAGGGTGGGAGCATCTACTATCACTTCGAGTCGAAGGACGATATCCTGCAGGAGGTGCTCGATGTAGGCATTACCCGAGTGTTCTCGGCGGTCCGTCTCGCCGTCGGGTCCTTGCCGGCTTCATCCGCATTCAGTGAAAAGCTCGAAGCCGCTGTGACAGCCCATCTTACGATGCTTTTGCAGCAGAGCGACTATACGTCGGCCAATATACGAGTGTTCGAGCAGGCGCCGGCCGCTGTCAAACGACAGAATCGAAAGCTTCGCGCCGCATATGGTGAGTATTGGGGCCGGCTGCTTGCCGAGGGACAGCGCGCCGGAGCGATTCGAAAGGATGTCGACTTGATGGTTTTGCGCTTGTTGCTGCTCGGTGCAATGAACTGGGCGGCTACGTGGTATCGTCCAGGTCATTTGGCTATTTCCGAGCTGGCTCGGAATGTATGCGATATCGTGCTGAATGGCGCAGGCTTGGACAGCGACCATTTCGAGCGTTCTTCCAAAGGGCGGCGTGCTCGTTCTTGA
- a CDS encoding ABC transporter ATP-binding protein produces MLAINNIEVVYDRVILVLKGVSIDVGEGAITTLLGANGAGKTTTLKAISGVLRSERGEVTKGTIQLGEQRIDGLRAHDVMRLGLAQVFEGRRVFEHLTTEENLIAGGHVQRDLGAVKQGIELVYSYFPRLRERRHQLSGYLSGGEQQMLAIGRALMSRPKVVLLDEPSLGLAPMLVEEIFGIVGRLVKQENLSVLLVEQNATMALAVADHGYVMENGRIVLEGPAEKLRNNSDIKEFYLGLNEGGARKSYHDTKHYKRRKRWLS; encoded by the coding sequence ATGCTCGCAATCAACAACATCGAGGTCGTCTACGACCGCGTCATACTCGTCCTGAAGGGCGTGTCGATCGATGTCGGCGAAGGTGCGATTACGACATTGCTGGGCGCCAACGGCGCCGGCAAGACGACCACGCTTAAGGCCATCTCGGGCGTGTTGCGCAGCGAGCGCGGCGAGGTCACCAAGGGCACGATCCAGCTTGGTGAGCAACGCATCGACGGGCTGCGCGCCCACGACGTGATGCGGCTGGGCCTCGCCCAGGTCTTCGAGGGAAGACGGGTGTTCGAGCATCTGACCACGGAGGAGAACCTGATCGCCGGCGGCCACGTCCAGAGGGACCTCGGCGCGGTGAAGCAGGGCATCGAGCTGGTCTATTCGTATTTCCCGCGGCTCCGCGAGCGGCGGCACCAGCTGTCAGGCTACCTCAGTGGCGGCGAGCAGCAGATGCTGGCGATCGGCCGGGCACTGATGAGCCGGCCGAAGGTGGTGCTGCTCGACGAGCCTTCGCTAGGCCTCGCTCCCATGCTGGTGGAAGAGATCTTCGGCATCGTCGGCCGGTTGGTGAAGCAAGAGAACTTGTCGGTGCTGCTGGTCGAGCAGAACGCCACCATGGCGCTAGCGGTGGCCGATCATGGATACGTCATGGAGAACGGCCGTATCGTGCTGGAAGGCCCGGCCGAGAAGCTGCGCAACAACTCCGACATCAAGGAGTTCTATCTTGGCCTCAATGAAGGCGGGGCACGCAAATCCTACCACGACACGAAGCACTACAAGCGACGCAAACGATGGCTCTCATGA
- a CDS encoding ABC transporter substrate-binding protein, whose product MTRFVKSWLGIAAITATLVFSGGQAFAQKELVFGLQCDRTGATATVGTALCPGYHDYIALVNSKGGVEGHKIRVIEIDNEYKVPPGIEAHERFKKDGAIIEGLYATPVVMALTKRLEEDKILGTSPGFGAAAAADGKRFPYAFPIAATYWSQAGAAVAFAKEKLGDLKGKKIAYLFYDNPAGKEPLPILEDLAKSEGFEMRTFAVPAPGLEMGAQILDITGRYKPDFIITHLFGRSPSVSIKELKGKGYPLSKVVAFVWGSAEADIIAAGGMATAEGYNGIQFAGVGKDFPVIKDIEAMYKAQGKSPPKEMDSTVYYNRGVFIAALHVEAVRNAIKAKGGAAPTSEEVKKGMESIKGFTLGGLVPPMELTPADHEGGGWVQIWTVKGGKLVKSKDWFQGYRPVILKHLAAEASKS is encoded by the coding sequence ATGACAAGGTTCGTTAAAAGCTGGCTCGGGATCGCGGCGATCACCGCAACCCTCGTTTTTAGCGGAGGCCAAGCCTTCGCTCAGAAGGAACTCGTATTCGGCCTGCAATGCGACAGGACCGGCGCGACTGCGACCGTGGGAACGGCGCTGTGCCCCGGCTATCACGACTACATCGCCCTGGTGAACAGCAAGGGCGGCGTCGAGGGCCACAAGATCAGGGTCATCGAGATCGACAACGAGTACAAGGTGCCGCCCGGCATCGAGGCGCACGAACGGTTCAAGAAGGATGGGGCGATCATCGAGGGTCTCTACGCTACCCCTGTGGTTATGGCGCTCACTAAGAGGCTCGAAGAGGACAAGATACTCGGCACGTCGCCCGGCTTCGGGGCGGCTGCGGCGGCTGACGGCAAGCGCTTTCCGTATGCCTTCCCAATCGCCGCAACCTACTGGTCGCAGGCGGGTGCAGCGGTGGCTTTTGCCAAGGAGAAGCTGGGCGATCTCAAGGGCAAGAAGATCGCCTATCTATTCTACGACAACCCGGCGGGCAAGGAACCACTGCCTATCCTCGAGGACCTCGCCAAGTCCGAGGGTTTCGAGATGCGCACCTTCGCGGTGCCGGCGCCGGGCCTGGAGATGGGCGCGCAGATTCTCGACATCACCGGCCGCTACAAGCCGGACTTCATCATCACCCACTTGTTCGGCCGCTCGCCGTCGGTCTCCATCAAGGAGCTGAAGGGCAAGGGCTATCCGCTGAGCAAGGTGGTTGCCTTCGTGTGGGGCAGCGCCGAGGCTGATATCATCGCGGCGGGCGGAATGGCCACGGCTGAAGGTTATAATGGCATTCAGTTCGCCGGTGTTGGCAAGGACTTCCCGGTGATCAAGGACATCGAAGCGATGTACAAGGCGCAGGGCAAGAGCCCGCCCAAGGAGATGGACTCGACCGTCTACTACAACCGCGGCGTCTTCATCGCGGCGTTGCACGTCGAGGCAGTGCGTAACGCCATCAAGGCCAAGGGCGGTGCGGCGCCGACTTCGGAAGAGGTCAAGAAAGGCATGGAGTCGATCAAGGGCTTTACCCTGGGTGGCCTCGTACCACCGATGGAGCTCACCCCGGCCGACCACGAGGGCGGCGGCTGGGTGCAGATCTGGACCGTCAAAGGCGGCAAGCTCGTCAAGAGCAAGGACTGGTTCCAGGGCTACCGGCCGGTCATCCTCAAGCACCTCGCGGCGGAAGCCTCGAAGTCCTGA
- a CDS encoding branched-chain amino acid ABC transporter permease, which yields MFHREAGVFKTTYAADMALYPLPIARWTMIALAVIFVLIVPMVVHEYYLSILNLIFIAIVGALGLNILVGYTGQISIGHGAFMSVGAYTAANLAVKLDLPFWLTLPAGGLMAALIGVVVGMPSLRIKGLYLAIATLAGQLIIEWTINRVPAISGGAQASIEVGRPTLFGFSFNTQGSLYFFLLFFAVIAIVATLNLVRSRIGRAFVAVRDQDIAAEIIGINIYRYKLLAFAISSFYAGVCGVLYTYYFGIANYEQFQLIVSIDYLAMIIIGGLGSVLGSILGAIFVTLLPIVIRIFMENVGSLFFTAVEMANVISGLRLGVFGALIIFFLIVEPEGLNRLWRNVRSYFRVWPFSY from the coding sequence ATGTTCCATCGCGAAGCCGGAGTCTTCAAGACGACCTACGCCGCCGACATGGCGCTCTACCCGCTGCCCATCGCCAGATGGACGATGATCGCACTGGCGGTGATCTTCGTGCTGATCGTCCCGATGGTCGTCCACGAATACTACCTGTCGATCCTGAACCTGATCTTCATCGCCATCGTGGGCGCGCTCGGACTCAACATCCTGGTGGGCTACACCGGCCAGATCTCGATCGGCCACGGCGCCTTCATGTCGGTCGGCGCCTATACCGCGGCCAACCTCGCAGTGAAGCTCGACCTGCCGTTCTGGCTGACGCTGCCGGCGGGCGGCCTGATGGCGGCGCTGATCGGCGTGGTGGTCGGCATGCCGAGCCTGCGCATCAAGGGGCTTTATCTCGCGATCGCCACGCTGGCCGGCCAGCTCATCATCGAATGGACCATCAACCGCGTGCCGGCCATCTCGGGCGGCGCGCAGGCGTCGATCGAGGTCGGCCGGCCCACGCTGTTCGGCTTCAGCTTCAACACCCAGGGCAGCCTCTACTTCTTCCTGCTGTTCTTCGCCGTGATCGCGATCGTGGCGACGCTGAACTTGGTGCGCAGCCGCATCGGCCGCGCCTTCGTGGCGGTGCGCGACCAGGATATCGCGGCCGAGATCATCGGTATCAATATCTACCGCTACAAGCTCTTGGCCTTCGCGATTTCGTCCTTCTATGCCGGCGTCTGCGGCGTGCTCTACACATACTATTTCGGCATCGCCAACTACGAGCAGTTTCAGCTCATCGTGTCTATCGACTATCTCGCCATGATCATCATTGGTGGACTGGGCTCGGTTCTGGGCTCGATCCTCGGCGCCATTTTCGTCACTCTGCTGCCCATTGTGATCCGCATTTTCATGGAGAACGTCGGATCGCTGTTCTTCACCGCAGTCGAGATGGCCAACGTGATCTCGGGGCTGCGGCTGGGGGTGTTCGGCGCGTTGATCATCTTCTTTTTGATCGTCGAGCCCGAGGGGCTCAATCGACTGTGGAGGAATGTCCGGAGCTATTTCCGGGTATGGCCCTTCTCCTATTAG